From a region of the Deltaproteobacteria bacterium genome:
- the lepA gene encoding elongation factor 4: protein MDSAHIRNFCIIAHIDHGKSTLADRFLQKTGAISDREMREQFLDQMDIERERGITIKAQTVRLKYVAKDGEEYELNLIDTPGHVDFYYEVSRSLAACEGALLLVDATQGVEAQTVANALMAMEQKLELLPVINKIDLPSADPEKCRKEIEEILALDASEAIGASGKTGLGVDEILEAIVKKLPPPKGDTQAPLQALVMDSWFDSYQGIVVLVRVVNGVLRVNQQIRLMNVGKNFIVLKIGVFTPVAKPISELSVGEVGFVVANIKEVSDTKVGDTITEAERPAPKALPGFKEIKAMVFAGLYPTDPDQYDDFKVALEKLKLNDASFSFEPETSPALGFGFRCGFLGSLHMEIIQERLEREYQLSLITTAPTVVYQAKTTAGEMIWVDNPAKLPETQYINTILEPYARVHIHAPATTVGPVLKLCESVRGIQEGIQYFGTERVLITYHIPFGEMMFGFHDQLKSVSKGYASLDYTITNYEVGDLIKLNILINGEAVDALSCIVHREHAYYKGRELAAKLKELIPRQMFEIAIQAAIGNKIVARETVKALRKDVIAKCYGGDITRKRKLLEKQKEGKKRMKRVGKVDIPQEAFLSVLKIK from the coding sequence ATGGACTCCGCGCACATTCGCAATTTTTGTATCATCGCCCATATTGACCATGGCAAATCCACGCTGGCCGACCGTTTTTTGCAAAAGACGGGGGCGATTAGTGACCGCGAGATGCGGGAACAATTTCTCGATCAAATGGATATTGAGCGGGAGCGCGGCATTACCATCAAGGCCCAAACAGTCCGCCTTAAATATGTCGCCAAAGATGGAGAAGAATATGAACTCAATCTGATCGACACTCCGGGCCATGTCGATTTTTATTATGAAGTTTCTCGAAGCCTTGCCGCCTGCGAAGGCGCTTTACTTTTGGTCGACGCCACGCAAGGCGTTGAGGCGCAGACGGTGGCCAACGCTTTGATGGCCATGGAACAAAAACTCGAACTTCTTCCCGTCATCAATAAAATTGATCTTCCGAGCGCGGATCCGGAAAAATGTCGAAAAGAAATAGAGGAAATTCTGGCACTGGATGCTTCCGAAGCCATTGGAGCCAGCGGCAAAACCGGTTTGGGCGTTGATGAAATTCTCGAAGCGATTGTCAAAAAACTCCCGCCTCCCAAGGGAGACACACAAGCTCCGCTTCAAGCTCTCGTCATGGATAGTTGGTTTGATAGTTATCAAGGGATTGTTGTGCTCGTGCGTGTTGTAAATGGTGTGTTGCGTGTGAATCAGCAAATTCGTCTGATGAATGTGGGTAAAAATTTTATTGTGCTGAAGATCGGTGTTTTTACTCCGGTGGCCAAACCCATTTCTGAACTCTCTGTGGGAGAAGTGGGATTTGTCGTCGCCAATATCAAGGAAGTGAGTGACACAAAAGTGGGGGATACAATCACCGAGGCGGAAAGACCTGCCCCAAAAGCGCTTCCCGGTTTTAAAGAAATCAAGGCGATGGTTTTTGCGGGACTCTATCCAACCGACCCCGATCAATATGACGACTTCAAAGTGGCGCTTGAAAAATTAAAACTCAACGATGCCTCTTTTTCTTTTGAACCGGAGACATCGCCGGCACTGGGTTTTGGTTTTCGTTGCGGATTTTTGGGTTCGCTTCATATGGAAATTATTCAGGAGCGTCTTGAAAGGGAATACCAGCTTTCTCTCATCACCACCGCGCCAACCGTTGTTTATCAGGCAAAAACGACGGCGGGCGAAATGATTTGGGTCGACAATCCGGCAAAACTTCCGGAGACGCAATACATCAACACCATTTTGGAACCCTACGCACGCGTGCACATCCACGCCCCCGCAACAACGGTGGGTCCGGTTTTGAAATTGTGCGAAAGCGTGCGCGGAATTCAGGAAGGGATTCAATATTTCGGCACCGAACGCGTTTTGATCACCTATCATATTCCTTTCGGCGAAATGATGTTCGGATTTCACGATCAACTCAAGTCGGTCAGCAAAGGTTATGCCTCGCTGGATTACACGATCACCAATTATGAAGTAGGCGATCTGATCAAACTCAACATTCTTATCAACGGCGAGGCGGTCGATGCGCTTTCGTGCATCGTCCACCGCGAACATGCCTATTACAAAGGGCGCGAACTCGCCGCAAAACTCAAGGAACTTATTCCGAGGCAAATGTTTGAGATCGCCATTCAGGCGGCTATCGGAAACAAAATTGTCGCGCGCGAAACGGTGAAGGCGTTGAGAAAAGATGTCATTGCAAAATGTTACGGAGGCGATATTACACGCAAACGCAAATTGCTCGAGAAACAAAAAGAGGGAAAAAAGCGGATGAAGAGAGTAGGGAAGGTCGACATCCCGCAAGAAGCTTTCCTGAGTGTGTTGAAGATTAAATGA
- the lepB gene encoding signal peptidase I, with product MNPSKNKFWETVKSVGLALLVALSLRAFLVEPFKIPSPSMVPTLLIGDQIFANKFVYGLRVPFTKKRFWSGRDPGRGEVILFKYPVDESLDFIKRVVGLPGDTVRIEGEDVYVNGEKLHKEDATLEPFPNNPGRANVTPPVPYKTVTLFPEWAHYRFYQEALGPVKHLIQEDSPWFPSGEFKVPEGNFFVMGDNRDHSADSREWGFVPRENIIGRAMFIWLSFDWDKPLYDLIRWHRFGRWIY from the coding sequence ATGAACCCATCTAAAAACAAATTTTGGGAAACGGTGAAGTCGGTTGGGCTGGCGCTTTTGGTGGCTTTGTCGCTCCGCGCTTTTTTGGTGGAACCCTTTAAGATTCCGTCTCCCTCAATGGTGCCAACGCTTTTGATTGGTGATCAGATTTTTGCGAACAAATTTGTGTATGGACTCCGCGTTCCTTTCACCAAAAAACGTTTTTGGAGTGGGCGCGATCCCGGCAGAGGCGAAGTTATTCTTTTTAAATATCCGGTTGATGAGAGTCTTGACTTTATCAAACGCGTCGTCGGTTTGCCCGGAGACACGGTTCGAATTGAGGGCGAAGATGTTTATGTGAACGGAGAAAAATTGCACAAGGAAGATGCGACTCTTGAACCGTTTCCAAATAATCCCGGCAGGGCAAATGTCACACCTCCGGTTCCCTATAAAACCGTGACACTTTTCCCTGAGTGGGCACACTACCGGTTTTATCAGGAAGCATTGGGGCCCGTAAAACATTTGATTCAGGAAGATTCCCCATGGTTTCCCAGCGGCGAATTCAAAGTACCCGAGGGAAATTTTTTCGTGATGGGCGACAACAGAGACCACAGCGCCGATTCGCGCGAATGGGGTTTTGTCCCCCGCGAAAATATCATCGGCCGCGCCATGTTCATCTGGCTCTCCTTCGATTGGGACAAACCGCTCTACGATCTAATCCGCTGGCACCGCTTCGGAAGATGGATTTATTGA
- a CDS encoding type II toxin-antitoxin system PemK/MazF family toxin produces MVNSFPKRGDIYWINLDPTIGTEIKKSRPCLVISNDIANVRYQQVTVLPLTSKNVKHVEPFQVFIGKKESGLGKDSKALAEQIRTVSKLRLVRPAGIISAETLSQIDNAIRIHLALG; encoded by the coding sequence ATGGTAAACTCTTTTCCAAAGCGCGGCGATATCTACTGGATCAATCTGGATCCGACAATCGGCACGGAGATCAAAAAATCAAGGCCATGTCTTGTCATTTCAAATGACATCGCCAATGTCCGCTACCAACAGGTAACCGTTCTTCCGTTGACCTCCAAGAATGTAAAACACGTGGAGCCCTTTCAGGTATTCATCGGAAAAAAAGAAAGCGGCCTTGGAAAGGATTCAAAAGCTCTGGCGGAACAGATTCGAACGGTATCCAAACTTCGTCTTGTAAGACCCGCGGGAATCATTTCTGCGGAAACTCTATCCCAAATAGATAATGCCATACGCATCCACCTTGCCCTCGGGTGA
- a CDS encoding ATP-binding protein — MYFNPQVKDSKKDFFNFDVLQEELKKAIQDKLAPLIAIYGLRRTGKTSLIRVVLNSMGRKYVWIDSRDISSRDDFHNKLSDEIGKFKRFKMDRLTLKGVGLSLNFMKKGLDYLNKHKMILVIDEAQLLKRLHLDNSIAYIYDNFSNIKVVISGSEAGMLKNFLGKNNAKAPLYGRAVLELQTNRLDKEGGFIFLREGAKQAKMDFTDEEILTAIKELDGIIGWLTKYGWYRLKHSPKESLKSTIEEGKVLAKEEFMKFAVKAEARYKKMMRSIKGGAGWDEIKNQISISDKQLYSMLNRLIDNGFVEKKEGIYTIADPLLEVSL, encoded by the coding sequence ATGTATTTTAATCCGCAGGTAAAAGACAGCAAGAAAGACTTTTTTAATTTTGACGTGTTGCAGGAAGAACTGAAAAAAGCCATCCAAGACAAGCTGGCTCCGCTCATTGCGATATATGGACTCAGGCGAACCGGCAAGACCAGTCTCATCAGGGTAGTGCTGAATTCCATGGGCAGGAAATATGTATGGATTGACAGTCGCGACATTTCTTCACGCGATGATTTTCATAATAAACTTTCAGACGAAATCGGAAAATTCAAGCGATTTAAAATGGACAGGTTGACATTGAAAGGAGTCGGTTTGTCGTTGAATTTTATGAAGAAGGGACTGGATTATCTCAATAAACACAAGATGATATTGGTTATAGACGAGGCGCAGTTGTTGAAGAGACTTCATCTGGACAATTCAATAGCCTATATTTACGATAATTTTTCAAACATCAAAGTCGTTATTTCCGGTTCGGAAGCCGGTATGTTGAAAAATTTTTTGGGGAAAAATAACGCAAAGGCACCGTTGTATGGAAGAGCTGTGCTGGAACTTCAGACGAACAGGTTAGATAAAGAAGGCGGTTTCATCTTTCTAAGAGAAGGTGCGAAACAGGCAAAAATGGATTTTACGGATGAAGAAATTCTGACAGCCATCAAAGAATTGGACGGCATCATCGGATGGCTTACAAAATATGGATGGTACCGCTTGAAACATTCCCCCAAAGAATCCCTGAAAAGCACCATCGAGGAGGGCAAGGTGCTTGCGAAAGAGGAATTCATGAAATTTGCGGTAAAAGCCGAGGCCAGGTACAAAAAAATGATGCGATCCATCAAAGGGGGAGCAGGATGGGACGAAATCAAGAACCAGATATCCATATCGGACAAACAACTTTATTCCATGTTGAACAGATTAATAGACAACGGCTTTGTTGAAAAAAAAGAAGGAATTTATACGATAGCCGATCCATTATTAGAGGTCTCGTTGTAA
- the carA gene encoding glutamine-hydrolyzing carbamoyl-phosphate synthase small subunit, whose protein sequence is MKRAYLALADGGLYEGTSFGFESETSGEVVFNTSLTGYQEILTDPSYCKQIVLLTYPMIGNYGVNLEDVESSKIQAAGLIVKEYCATPSNWRSTQTLSEYLKENKIVAVQGLPTREIVRRIRDKGAQPGILATGDWDTQELLRKAADLPSMAGQNLTPNVTCSAPYVVSPKDNPASYKIIAFDFGIKQNIVRELVARGCEVKVVPADTSAEDVLKEKPDGIFLSNGPGDPAACTEIIKNIQKMIPSNIPMFGICLGFQLLSLALGAKTFKLKFGHRGGNQPVKDLKSGRVLITAQNHGFAVHPESLISDMELTQLNLNDGTAEAFRHKKYPIEAVQYHPEAAPGPHDSNIFFDEFCERVKNAKTHRHS, encoded by the coding sequence ATGAAAAGGGCTTATCTTGCGTTGGCTGATGGTGGTCTCTATGAGGGGACTTCTTTTGGATTTGAATCGGAAACCTCCGGCGAAGTTGTTTTCAATACCTCTCTTACCGGTTATCAGGAAATTTTAACGGACCCTTCTTATTGCAAACAGATTGTTCTTTTGACCTATCCGATGATCGGAAATTACGGAGTCAATTTGGAAGACGTTGAATCTTCCAAAATCCAAGCGGCGGGTCTCATTGTCAAAGAATATTGCGCAACGCCCAGTAACTGGCGCTCCACGCAAACTCTGTCGGAATATTTAAAAGAAAATAAAATTGTTGCGGTTCAAGGGTTGCCCACGCGCGAGATTGTGCGTCGCATCCGCGATAAGGGAGCCCAGCCCGGTATTTTGGCAACAGGGGATTGGGATACTCAAGAATTGCTGAGAAAAGCGGCCGATTTGCCCAGCATGGCGGGGCAAAATCTGACCCCCAATGTAACTTGTTCGGCGCCTTATGTTGTTTCTCCGAAAGACAATCCAGCCTCTTATAAAATTATCGCTTTTGACTTTGGGATTAAACAGAACATTGTTCGGGAATTGGTTGCGCGGGGTTGCGAAGTCAAAGTGGTGCCTGCTGATACCTCTGCGGAAGACGTTTTAAAAGAAAAACCTGATGGAATTTTCCTGTCGAATGGTCCCGGAGACCCGGCCGCCTGTACGGAGATCATCAAAAATATTCAGAAGATGATTCCCTCCAACATTCCGATGTTTGGAATTTGTCTCGGATTTCAACTTTTATCTCTGGCGTTGGGAGCCAAAACTTTCAAACTGAAATTTGGTCACCGCGGTGGAAATCAGCCTGTCAAAGATTTGAAATCAGGACGTGTGCTGATTACAGCTCAGAATCACGGTTTTGCTGTCCATCCGGAAAGTTTGATTTCCGACATGGAATTAACGCAACTGAATTTAAATGATGGAACCGCTGAAGCCTTCCGTCATAAAAAATATCCGATTGAAGCGGTGCAGTATCATCCCGAAGCGGCGCCGGGACCGCATGATTCCAACATTTTTTTTGATGAATTTTGTGAAAGAGTAAAAAATGCCAAAACGCACAGACATTCATAA